A stretch of DNA from Tigriopus californicus strain San Diego chromosome 8, Tcal_SD_v2.1, whole genome shotgun sequence:
AAGACAACAATTCTGAAAAGATCGGTTTAGTGTTTGAAACATAACTACAGAATTATGTACAttattccattttcttgaagaaacgttggaacaatgaattccTCACTTTGTacaaaagaagggaaaaggaATTGtactttgttccttttattcaGACACGATTAATCCTTGCCAAAGTTTCAACATATCttaagttttattttcaaaggtGCAAACTTAAAGAGAAAATTTTGTAATGAGCAATGCGCAACCTTAGGTGTGCCAATACAGTCTGTGAAAGGTTGTTCTCATGCTTGCCAGGACAATGAGAGAGTCTTGATCCTTCAGTTAGGTCTTTTGACTACCTACACACAATTAGCAATCCGAAAGAACCTTACTAGAGAAATCATGTACTCGGTAATATCCTAAATGGTGGGTGTGGTACTTCTTGATGCGCCTGTAACCTACAAGGTGATCGAATCAAAAGGAGAAAACGTGAATTTTGGTGCTAAACATAACCGTGGAAGAACTCACGTCACACTGTGGTATGTACActacattaaaaaaaatattgttcttgGCTAATGAGCCGCCCATAAAATAATTTCATTGCCTATTTCTTAACCAAAATCGCAACCGTGGTTACAGAATGAAAACTACTGCTACGTTATGGTTCATGTTGAACAATTCCTCAACCGACAAAAATCAACGCTGTATGTCAGGTCAGACCACGTGTTTACCTTAATACGAATACCAGcgtcctcttcatcctctGTCACAACACTCATGCGTTTGGCGGACGACTTACGCTTCTTCAGTGACGATGCCCTGAAAATAGAGGTTGTGGTAAGTGACATGACCTTTAGCGAGGCTCGGTGAGGATCAAAGAAAATACCCTTGGTTGCCTTCGGAGATATCAGCTCCCGAGTTGCTTCCTTCAAAGCTTTTCCACACCCCACTTTTGTTCATCTCCTCCGAAATGTTGATGTCCGAATCCACGGGGATCTTCATGATATTCCCATTGGCCAGAGGAACCTCCACGCTAGACTCGGTGTAACGGAGACTGGCTCGTCGTTTCTCGAGCCCCGCCTCATAATCTGGATCCACCTAGAAATTCAAGGATGTGGTCTGGGATGTTGGCGAGGAGCATTGATTTCTGGGGGACTTACCTCGGAATCAAGTTCCTCTTTGTTCAGTTTCTCACGGCGTTTAAACTCGGGAAGGATGTCATCCAGGATCTTGAGTTCTGTCTTGCTGAAGACCAAATCCAGCGACTTCCTAACACCCATCATGACAACCAACTGAATAAGacgaaaaaatattgttttcagAGAGCCAATTTTAGACCATTTGTGCGCAAGGCTTTTACTTGGCCAGCAAGTAGTAATAAGTAGGGTGAAACTTTTTCGCTTAGAAAGAGCAATCGAATATTCGAATGTTCTAATTTTGACGGAACTGTAgactcatttttgaaatgtctcACCATTATTGGAAAGAGGATTGACGTCTCCTTGATGTCCTTAATGATCCAAAGGCCGACGAGACACGCAAATTGGACACACGTGAATAAGTGGACCCGATTTATGGGCACGCGCCTCAAGTAAGGCAAATCCGGCTGGTATTTTTTCGGCATAAAGAACAACAACAGTCGATCGAAGAATTGCAATCCGTTCAGTGAAGCCACACCCATATACAAGAAGACTCCGTACAACACTGGCATTGGAATATGCTTCAGCATGGGACCCAGGAACACAGAGACaccaatgaagatgaagattaATACGTGGGTGACTCGTTGTTCCCGAATGCCCAAGAATTGGGGCTTCTCGCCGGGGGCGGCACACTCGGATTCGCGGGTCAAGGACTTGACGTGGTTGATAGAGAGCACAGTGGCTGCCACAAACCAAGGTAGGCCGAAGATGGAGCAGAATATGATCAATATCATGACTATCAAAAGATCCAAGTGATAGCCGCTTCCTTTCTGTAAGACAAAGGCAAAAGAAATAATTcagtgttaaaaaaaaaatcgttagTGGAATGGGTCCTCGACGAAGTCGGCCCTTATTACTAGTATTTGATCTTGTACGCCACCCAAAGAGGGTAAATATGCTTGACAAGCCTCATATTGTCAGTCAACACGCCTCCGAGGTTGTCAATATGCATTACGGACGACAGCCACCAATTTGCCGTTGTTACGCATCGCAAACAACCACATCACGAGTCGTTCCTTTGCCTTTCTGCCAGGTCCCCAAAAGGCACTCTTTACCAATGATAGACGAGCATTTTCTACATTCCTATGAGGCTACTATCGAATGATGTACTTTGTCGGATAAAATCCTACCTTCAACTTGTGCTCCTTTCTGTTCACAATGACAGCGGTGATTTGTTGATCCATGAAGATGAGAATGGTTGCCAAAATGGCCGGGAACATGGCCACAATGGGTGTAAACCAGGGATTGTTCCCAACGGGGTGGATCAGCCAGCCACGTCCACTCCAAGTGGGCCGAAGTGTGCTGGGCACCATCAATTTGGGTGTGTCCACTCGCACAAGATAGTCGGTCAAGGTCATGGAGAAGATGGCGATGATAACTGCGAAATCTGAGATCGTGGCTCGAACATTGGTTGGGAAGAAAGTGGCCGTTTTGAAGTTCTTGAGGTGATAGGCGATTAAGAACGTGCCAACAAATAGGAGGACACTCATCAAGTAGGCGTTGGGATAGTAATGGCAGCCAACCGATTGGACTCCCATTACCAAAGTTCCATTTGTGGAGGTGAACTGGAATCAAATGGCACAATCAGTATGAGGTGGATGGATGTTCTTCTGTTGAAATCTTACTTCACATGGGAAAACGAAGGGTTTAGTCTCATTGAATGCCAGGAAATCAGAGGATGTTCCGTAAATGGGTAGGAGATCTTTCTGGTTCGGTTTACAGAAGCAATCCGACTCGTGGATGGGCTGGTTGTCCGAGATGTGCATTAGCTTCTCAATTgcctttttaatgaaaatgaacgCAATCAAGGTGGCAAAGTTCTCCTCCGTGAATCGCGTGATGTAACACACGAAAGCACTGGCATCCGTGGCCACGAGTAGCAACAAGAAGAAGCCCACCCAAATTCCGACACAAAACCGGAAAGGTAGGTATTCCCATTCGAGTTTCCTGCATGGCAATAAGACACATAACCATTAGAAGTCGTTTCTACGTAATTAGATTATCCTAACTTAAAACCCAACCTGCAAGCGTCGTAGAGGATGGTTTCAAAAACGAGGATGGGTCCGGTTGAGCCCAAGATGGTCAGGGGCTGGCCGGAAAATAATCCATAGACCACGCCCACCACAAATCCGGACACAAGTGATTCAATGGCTGCTATTCGGTTTTCCGTGGCGTCTCCCAACATGCCGCCAAAGGTGATAATGGGGGTCAAACAAGcaaagtaaatgaaaatgaacgatGCGATACATTGAACGGAAATGGCATCCGTGAAGTCCGAAAGGTAACTGAaatgaggaggagaagagcAACTCATCAATCACCCGAGTAGCATACGTGGATATCGAAATATTGGTTACGAACAATGGGGCTACTCGCTTGACATCGTTAATCAAGCCTCCAAAGAGACGTCCCGTTCGGACTAAACCAGTCTCTTCTCTCTGTTTTcgctcctcttcctcctcatccactttctcctcttctttcttgggtttCTTGCGGTTCTCTTGGGAAGGAACCAATTGCGGAGGCTCGATCCGAATGGAGGGATCCCATTCACCCGGAGGAAGAACCGTGACCGCGTCCAGGAACTCGTCTAATCCTGCCAAAAGATGTTCACGCTTCTTCGCTTTATAGGCCACGTCGTGAAACACTTCATCGGACATGATGGTGGCTACAGCTCGACCAATCTCGTGATATCGACCCACATTCGTCACATTGTCACCCTGGAAACCCAAATAGTAACATCATTGATCGGCATCTTCGTGCTCGTTAATCTTCACAAATGCTATATGAAGATGAGAGGAGCTAAAGTGTGTCTGGAGACTTGAGTCCTTGGCTATCTTTTGTACTCGAAGGGCTGGCATTGAGTCGCATAATGAGTGTTCCGTACGAATAAAAGGCTACTTTTTCGTCATCCAGTTGTGTGGTAATCTGGGAGGACAAAAGGATCTTGTCTATTGAAGATTACTTGAAGCGGTTGAGTTGCTACTTGGAAACCAGCTTCTCATTCTAAAGAGAATGCGCCTGAATTCTGATACGAATCTACTCTACCTCGGTGGACTTTGTGGCGTGAATCCGCGTACTTGAGGAGATTGCGGAGAAGCTAATTAGTTGCAACATCAGTGATGACTTGTATTCATATGTAAATACCATCGTCATAAATCCATGCACTATACTTACGGGTGGTCCCAGAAGAATGAAGATAAATCGAGTTGGAACAGGGACCTCTGTCAAATCACCCAAGAAGACGGCCTCACTCAGACGAATAAATGCGGAGAGCGGCTTATCCAGAATGTTCAATTCACCCACCAGAATATTCGAGGCCTCGACTCCTTTAGGGAGCTTCTTCATGAAGTGCGTGTTCATCTGAAATGAACCCAATCAAGAAGACGATATGAAGGGACACTTTCATCCAAAGATCTATTTCCTACAACAGGGTTTGAACCAACGCCATTTGGACGGGAAGAAAACTTTTGCCTTAAACCTTGCTCACATTATATGAGGTGGGATGAAAGTGACATAATGAACATGAGAGTGATTGAAAAGCTCACCTTGCCGCTGATCTGGTTGGTGCTTTCGTTGCCATTGATTTCGGCGTCACTCTTGTGGCTTCGATTAGGAGGATCGTCTCCATTTCCATTGTTGAATCCAGGAGCACCTTCAAGGGAAATGGTCGCATGAAACACGAGCATTCAAGATGGTCTAGCAAAACCGGTTAGATGATTAGGAACCAAGATCATGaccaaatgcaatcaaaattcaGAAATCCAAGGAAGCGGGAGAGGGAGTATCGCGGTGGNNNNNNNNNNNNNNNNNNNNNNNNNNNNNNNNNNNNGGGGGGGGAGGTTCGATGAGGGCGTTACTTTGTTAGTGATGGAGAGGAAGGCACAAAAATCTGCGGTTAATGTAGTATGTAAGGGCGGCTTATTATAGAACACATTCCAAGACATCTCCATAGCATCTCCTGTCTAAGGTTAGGCAGGTCTTGGGTTGTGCAGGTGTAAGTGACGGATTATTCACAATTGCTTGAGGTTTGGTTCAAATTACCACCAATACCGCTGGAGGGAAGGCTTAAGAGATGGTGCGAACCATTGCCTCCGCCCCCACCACCCACAGCGCTCTGGTCGTGGCCGTCAAGTGCCTCAACTGTCGTGGACACGATCCCGCCCTCTTCAGGAGGAGAGGAGCGGGCGGGCTCTGAAGACACGGCTGGGGAAGACAAAAAAGGCTTCAATCTTGGGGCTTGTCATGGCCTGATACAGAGGGACCTTCATCTGATTTGGGATCTCCAGTACTCGTGGGGCAAGGCTTTTTAATTGCTTCAAAGTAGGCTATGTATCATAAAAGAGGTGAGTAGGGTGAAGATATTTACTAGGTCTACAAACCGTTTTGATATATTTGTTGAATAtaatttcatttgataaaaGCATGAAGTGCTAAAGTTCACTGAAGTGTCCATAAAGGCAAGCTTTCCAAAATTTAAGATAAAgaccacaaaatgaaattgacctACACTTTTCCAGGACATTGAAGCCAAACAACTGTACAACTTGTCGTTTGTCAGGAATaggtttctttttctattATCTGAGGTTGTCTGTGACCAATCGAGGCAATTCAAAGTATTGGTGACCCTTGAGTCTGTTAAGGTGCTCTTCCATTTAACCCAGAATTATCAACATCCTTGATTGTGATTCAACCCTCTCCCAAATCTCAAATTAATGCTGTTGTACAAGTCTTTGGAATACCATTCATAATGCATATTACTTGTCAAGCAGAATCTGGTTTAGGGATTTAAACTATTTGTTCTAGTCGCCTTTCGACGATCTTCTTATGAATAATGATAATGCATGTGTTGAAGCTTATGTAAACAAAATTGGTTGGTacaaaatcaagatttgaTCATCGcgtaaaaaacaaaaataggcACAACACATGAACTGCTTGTCGAAATCATTGCAAACGTGTCAGCCGTCCTaatcaatgcttttgaaacaatttgtgCGGAGAAAAGCATCCAGACGTGATTCAACATACGCTTTTTGTTTTCGTTCCCCAAAACCAAGCATTTCCTTCCTCTCCGTTTCCTCTATCACCCCCAAAAAGGGCCCCCTTCCCTATCTATCAAAGCATGCACTGGCCTTTAAACTGGGCCCAatttcatcaaacttttgatTTGACTAAACTAAGCTACCGTATAAGGGAAAAGTGTGGTCGGAAACAAACAGGAAAGGACAGGAGAGGAAGCGTTTTGAGACGATGCTGATGTACTACGTACTGTTTCACTATAAAAGCAAACCCAACCACTCTGAACCtccatcatttcaaaacggATCATACGGAGGCCAAGTTGAAGGGCAAAAAGCCGACATTCGAACGACAACGGACAACGGAAAGGACGAACCAGAAAGGACACGATCGTCGTCTCCGCTCTGGGTTCGTCCTTGAAGAAGGTCCCTAAAGAGACTTTGGTCGCCGCCGTCGTTGTCCAGGAGGATGCGCTCTGGTTTGTACTTTGGGGGAGCTATATCTTTGCTCTGTGTCTTTCTTTACCTCCCGGGACGCCCAAGAGGCCTTGGGCGTCGGCGTGGACCACACCGGCTGCCTCGGCACCCTCAGCCTTGCTCAGGTCGGAGTTAGAACCAAACATTTCCTTTAATCGGACCATGCCTATATTGTAACACATACAATAGGGAGGGGTTAGTCGCCAGTGGACGCCCAATCGGGCTTGGGTCAGTCAGAGGAGGGTTAAGGTCGATTTGAGGGCGTTAGTGAAGCTCTAGGGATGGTTAAAAAAGGGCCCAACACTCAAACTCCTCCCTTGGAACAAATGGTTTGAACGTTGAATCTGAGTCAGTCCCTGCATCAATGCATCAATTGATGAATCGCAGATTCATTAGTGCTACGTACACCGTGAATAATTTGTATGGTGTGATTTTGATAAAGGAACGGGAGGAATTTTGCGAGAATTAGAGGACATGCACGCAAAGACCAAACTTTTTAAGGAGTCGCTTAAGGGTTTGCACCATCACCAAATGTGATTGAGTAgaggaatggaaaaaaggcaaagaaattGACTCGAAATAGATCCATTTTGTAAGTCAAACAGAGGCAACTATGGTCCTGCCCCAACAAGGGGTAATCACAAGCCCTCCATGTGTACTTACTCTTGGATGAGGAGTGGTTCCGACCGATATCTGCCAAGGATCGAATCAACGGCAACTTGGAGATATTCGAGCTCGAGCTCTCCCCATGTTTCGACTGCTTCTCGTACAGATGTCGATGTTTCTTCAGAATGGCATCCTTCACAAAAACCTTCTTGTCGTAGGGCAACAGATTAGCATTGACCATGTTGTCCAAAGTTAGTTCAGCGATATCGTCCAGATTCCCCGCCGACATATCCAAGCAAACCGTTCCATTGAGCAGCATGTGTCGAAGCTCAAAAAGAGAATGAAGGGATAGAGTGGCCACGTGAGGTTTGGACCATCGATTTCCACCTTCTTCCACATCCTCTTCGAATTTGACCCATCTGCAATAGAATTAGTGTCATATAGGAATAATCAGAAACCCAAATGATGCGCGAATCAAATCAGGGCACAAGGCAAGAACAGCTGCATATTCCCTATTTTTGTTCTCGTGTGGTATTCCTCGTTTCATGTTGTGAATTCACTTTGTTTTTACCTAAATTATAAGCCCTACAGATTGAGGCGATTCAGTCCATTAAGtttaaaaagattgtttttttttcttgaaaaaaaaatagaatgtGTACTAAGATTTCGTTATGAGTAAACCTAGCTACCCCAGTAATAACTCTTGGATGGGAAAAGAATTTCCAATGGGAATGGAATTAAGGTAATTTTCTTGGAGCTCGGTCATTCACGTATCTACTAAGCCCTGTGATGAAGCTCGTCGTTCTTTGATGAGCTCGAGGGGGAATCTACGAGGAGAATACCACCTATATTGAAACTGATGCGatcaaatggatcaaaaacaAGGTATACATCATACTAAAAGTTTCCATCAATCAACTTTTTAAACCCATGCATTGTTTGacagttttgttttttcaaaatagtgtGCTGACCCTAAATTTGTaattaggttttttttgcaactaaCACCCAAGGCATGAATTTAGTTGGAATGACTCTCGTAACCGAATGCCCAATTAACCCAACACTCTTGATACGATATCTACGTTTATATGATCGAGCTTCCCAACGACATACGGTGATTGCATGTGCGTAGGGTACTTATATCCGTGCAGTACACGTAAGACGAGAAAGAGGGTCATTCTCCACGCTTCATAACACTTATTCAAGGTCAATCTCGTCGCTGGAAAAACAACTCACCTCGCTGTTTCTTTCCACTCCATTTCTCCATTCTCATCCAGGAACAGCTCTTCCATTTCAGAAAACAACGGATGCGGTTCATGGCCGTTGTCATCGTGGTCTTCACCCAATATGAATTGGACTCTTTGCGCGGGTGGAGTGACTATAAGTAAAATGATCAATGGTCATAATTCACTTACTGCTAAGAACAATGGTAGGACTAACAAGTGCACAAGTCCACACGTCCAACATGTGACACATAACAATGTCCCCCAATGAATCGCTGTACAAGGAATATGTATCTGTCCACTCTCAAAACTTGCCCTGAGTTCTTGGCCTTTCGAAATCGTTGATGTACGACAGTATTCTCTTGTCCTTTCTGAGCATCTTGTTGACAGCAGCCTTCGTTTTGACTCGGCTAACGCCCGAAAAAAGGCCATGAAACTTTCATGTGAACGATATGCCGATTGCACATGCTATACAACAAAAAGTAAATCTGCTCGATCAAAATCCAAAACATCTTGAGGTTGAGAGTACTTTTTGCGAACATTTTTGCGCCAAGTCATCCTTCTTTTAAGAGCAAAGATCCCGCCAATGGAGGCACAAACGCCTGGCAATGTTCAGGTTGATGAACTCAAAACTCAGTTTGACTCATcgtttttcaa
This window harbors:
- the LOC131884540 gene encoding sodium bicarbonate cotransporter 3-like, which encodes MPDFGTMNVNEKKAVVANKANPLNTTPQGLEANPENSSSRPWAMDGGNSEDLEAPKDPGALKHHAGLTDTEIDGHRNVYVGIHIPGRSSRRPGSNKGARTHHRHKNRHLKGASEANRPAPSKGSSPPITPPAQRVQFILGEDHDDNGHEPHPLFSEMEELFLDENGEMEWKETARWVKFEEDVEEGGNRWSKPHVATLSLHSLFELRHMLLNGTVCLDMSAGNLDDIAELTLDNMVNANLLPYDKKVFVKDAILKKHRHLYEKQSKHGESSSSNISKLPLIRSLADIGRNHSSSKTVSSEPARSSPPEEGGIVSTTVEALDGHDQSAVGGGGGGNGSHHLLSLPSSGIGGAPGFNNGNGDDPPNRSHKSDAEINGNESTNQISGKMNTHFMKKLPKGVEASNILVGELNILDKPLSAFIRLSEAVFLGDLTEVPVPTRFIFILLGPPGDNVTNVGRYHEIGRAVATIMSDEVFHDVAYKAKKREHLLAGLDEFLDAVTVLPPGEWDPSIRIEPPQLVPSQENRKKPKKEEEKVDEEEEERKQREETGLVRTGRLFGGLINDVKRVAPFYLSDFTDAISVQCIASFIFIYFACLTPIITFGGMLGDATENRIAAIESLVSGFVVGVVYGLFSGQPLTILGSTGPILVFETILYDACRKLEWEYLPFRFCVGIWVGFFLLLLVATDASAFVCYITRFTEENFATLIAFIFIKKAIEKLMHISDNQPIHESDCFCKPNQKDLLPIYGTSSDFLAFNETKPFVFPCEFTSTNGTLVMGVQSVGCHYYPNAYLMSVLLFVGTFLIAYHLKNFKTATFFPTNVRATISDFAVIIAIFSMTLTDYLVRVDTPKLMVPSTLRPTWSGRGWLIHPVGNNPWFTPIVAMFPAILATILIFMDQQITAVIVNRKEHKLKKGSGYHLDLLIVMILIIFCSIFGLPWFVAATVLSINHVKSLTRESECAAPGEKPQFLGIREQRVTHVLIFIFIGVSVFLGPMLKHIPMPVLYGVFLYMGVASLNGLQFFDRLLLFFMPKKYQPDLPYLRRVPINRVHLFTCVQFACLVGLWIIKDIKETSILFPIMLVVMMGVRKSLDLVFSKTELKILDDILPEFKRREKLNKEELDSEVDPDYEAGLEKRRASLRYTESSVEVPLANGNIMKIPVDSDINISEEMNKSGVWKSFEGSNSGADISEGNQGASSLKKRKSSAKRMSVVTEDEEDAGIRIKIDRPKSEHGTDEELRQLVKNENDDETVV